A genomic window from Massilia sp. METH4 includes:
- a CDS encoding efflux RND transporter periplasmic adaptor subunit yields the protein MSEPFRPSFRLPLRLAALLIPIFLAGCKQAESQTPAGGAPPPAPVSAATVVEKDIVETQEFSGRLEAVERVEIRPRVPGYITAVEFSAGALVKKGQPLFTIDARPYQAELARAEANANSARARAGLAKVELERAERLLGDRAIARREFDERVAAQKDLEAAARSAQAEVETARLNLGYTRVTSPIDGRASKAEITVGNLVDQTAVLTSVVSTDRIYASFDGDEDTYLRVRARARQDEPVPVKVGLANETGFPHEGKLEFVDNRLDPATGSVRMRATFANKDGTLVPGLFARVQIAAGSAGKDGGKNGGKNGGTSRALLIHDRAVNTDQDRKFVYVVGKSGKAEYRPVVLGPAADGLRVVRQGLAPGERIVVGGLQRVRPGAPVQPKLVPMDADPDAPARAGSTPKAG from the coding sequence ATGTCCGAGCCATTCCGCCCGTCTTTTCGACTTCCCCTGCGCCTTGCCGCGCTCCTGATCCCAATCTTCCTTGCCGGCTGCAAGCAGGCCGAAAGCCAGACTCCCGCCGGGGGCGCCCCGCCGCCGGCCCCCGTCTCCGCCGCCACGGTCGTCGAAAAGGACATCGTGGAGACGCAGGAATTCTCCGGCCGCCTGGAAGCCGTGGAACGCGTGGAGATCCGCCCGCGCGTGCCCGGCTATATCACGGCGGTGGAATTTTCGGCCGGCGCCCTGGTGAAGAAAGGCCAGCCCCTGTTCACGATCGACGCGCGCCCCTACCAGGCCGAACTCGCGCGGGCCGAGGCCAACGCCAATTCGGCGCGCGCCCGCGCCGGCCTGGCCAAGGTGGAACTGGAACGCGCCGAACGCCTGCTGGGCGACCGGGCCATCGCGCGCCGGGAATTCGACGAACGGGTGGCCGCCCAGAAGGACCTGGAAGCGGCGGCCCGCTCGGCCCAGGCCGAGGTCGAGACAGCCCGCCTGAACCTGGGCTACACGCGCGTGACGTCGCCGATCGACGGCCGCGCAAGCAAGGCCGAAATCACGGTGGGCAACTTGGTGGACCAGACCGCGGTGCTGACCTCCGTCGTGTCCACGGACCGCATCTACGCCAGCTTCGACGGCGACGAGGACACGTACCTGCGCGTGCGCGCCCGCGCCCGGCAGGACGAGCCGGTGCCGGTGAAGGTCGGCCTGGCCAACGAAACGGGCTTCCCGCACGAGGGCAAGCTGGAATTCGTGGACAACCGGCTCGACCCGGCCACCGGCAGCGTGCGCATGCGCGCCACGTTCGCCAACAAGGACGGCACCCTGGTGCCGGGACTGTTCGCCCGCGTGCAGATCGCGGCCGGCAGCGCCGGCAAGGATGGCGGCAAGAACGGCGGCAAGAACGGGGGCACCTCGCGCGCGCTGCTGATCCACGACCGCGCAGTGAACACGGACCAGGACCGCAAGTTCGTCTACGTGGTCGGCAAGAGCGGCAAGGCCGAATACCGGCCAGTGGTGCTCGGCCCCGCGGCGGACGGCTTGCGCGTGGTGCGCCAGGGCCTGGCGCCGGGCGAGCGCATCGTGGTCGGCGGCTTGCAGCGCGTGCGGCCCGGCGCGCCGGTGCAGCCCAAGCTGGTGCCGATGGATGCCGATCCCGACGCGCCGGCACGGGCGGGCAGCACGCCCAAGGCGGGGTGA
- a CDS encoding ABC transporter ATP-binding protein produces MLELRKLSKTYAGGRPVLSNLSYRFAAGEFVAIMGDSGVGKSTLLNLIAGLDHPDPGPEAAILVDGIAMAALDDNAATRLRRQRMGFIFQAFHVLPHLTLLQNVALPLLLNGMPQGRAAEMLAAVGLKGREQSYPHELSGGEMQRVAIARALVHRPALVLADEPTGNLDPDTAHAVLEVLRTEIRASGACTIMVTHSQAAAAMADRTLILTRAGLQDATPVKSIGH; encoded by the coding sequence ATGCTGGAACTGCGCAAGCTGAGCAAGACATACGCGGGCGGCCGCCCGGTGCTGTCCAACCTGTCGTACCGCTTCGCGGCCGGCGAATTCGTCGCCATCATGGGCGATTCCGGCGTCGGCAAGTCCACGCTGCTGAACCTGATTGCCGGGCTCGACCACCCCGACCCCGGCCCCGAGGCAGCCATCCTCGTCGACGGCATCGCCATGGCCGCGCTGGACGACAATGCCGCCACCCGCCTGCGCCGCCAGCGCATGGGCTTCATCTTCCAGGCCTTCCACGTGCTGCCCCACCTGACGCTGTTGCAGAACGTGGCGCTGCCCCTGTTACTCAACGGCATGCCGCAAGGCCGCGCCGCCGAGATGCTTGCCGCCGTCGGCTTGAAGGGCCGCGAGCAAAGTTACCCTCACGAACTGTCCGGTGGCGAAATGCAGCGGGTGGCGATTGCCCGCGCGCTCGTGCACCGCCCCGCGCTGGTGCTCGCCGACGAGCCCACCGGCAACCTCGACCCCGACACGGCGCATGCCGTGCTCGAGGTGTTGCGTACCGAGATACGGGCCAGCGGCGCCTGCACGATCATGGTCACCCACTCCCAGGCAGCCGCGGCCATGGCCGATCGTACGCTCATCCTTACGCGCGCTGGATTGCAAGACGCAACGCCTGTCAAGTCGATTGGTCATTAA
- the phnE gene encoding phosphonate ABC transporter, permease protein PhnE, giving the protein MQDKVPSPPPRRWSGPLLALALLALVGASFASLPLHFSAFFTADAVASVAEFIAGFAPPEMGAGFLRKTAIATAETLAMSAVGTLLAVAAGLLLAIPAAGRFGRPLRGAVRAVLNVLRSIPELVWASVLLIAAGLGPFPGTLALGAHTAGVLGRLFADALENATPLPEQSLRTNGATPMAAFFYATLPQTLPQMLSYTLYRWENNIRAAAILGVVGAGGLGQMLKYHLSLFQMQKAATVILAMLLLVALVDGASFWLRRKLTR; this is encoded by the coding sequence ATGCAGGATAAAGTCCCCTCGCCCCCGCCGCGCCGCTGGTCCGGGCCGCTCCTGGCACTGGCGCTGCTCGCCCTCGTCGGCGCCAGCTTCGCCAGCCTGCCGCTACACTTCTCGGCCTTTTTCACGGCCGACGCGGTGGCCAGCGTGGCCGAATTCATCGCCGGCTTCGCCCCGCCCGAGATGGGCGCCGGCTTCCTGCGCAAGACGGCCATCGCCACGGCCGAAACGCTGGCCATGTCGGCGGTGGGCACGCTGCTGGCCGTCGCGGCCGGCCTGCTGCTGGCGATCCCGGCCGCTGGCCGGTTCGGCCGCCCGCTGCGCGGGGCCGTGCGGGCCGTGCTGAACGTGCTGCGTTCGATCCCGGAGCTGGTCTGGGCCTCCGTGCTGCTGATCGCCGCCGGCCTGGGCCCCTTCCCCGGCACGCTGGCGCTGGGCGCGCACACGGCCGGAGTGCTCGGCCGGCTGTTCGCCGACGCGCTGGAAAACGCCACCCCGCTGCCCGAGCAAAGCCTGCGCACCAACGGCGCCACGCCGATGGCCGCGTTCTTCTACGCCACCCTGCCGCAGACGCTGCCACAGATGTTGTCCTATACACTGTACCGCTGGGAGAACAATATCCGGGCCGCGGCGATCCTCGGCGTGGTCGGTGCCGGCGGGCTGGGGCAGATGCTGAAGTACCACCTGTCGCTGTTCCAGATGCAAAAGGCCGCCACCGTCATCCTGGCCATGCTGCTGCTGGTGGCGCTCGTCGATGGCGCCAGCTTCTGGCTGCGCCGCAAGCTGACCCGATAA
- a CDS encoding ABC transporter permease, whose product MQNIPAASYAERHPDPAWRGRVTATIVALLILWPMLVASEFEPALLFDGDSVNATLRFLADFLPPAHSPEFLQLLVRETWQTVAIATAGLTLALVGAIPATLIVTERLSISHLGTGRMALVPRAVRQAVRWLLVLLRSVPELVWALLFVRIIGLGPTAGVLAIALTYCGMLGKVYAEILESSERHASDTLLANGSSRLGALLYGALPESASELVSYTVYRWECAIRGSVVMGFVGAGGLGQRMDESMKMLAGAEVSTMLLVFVLLVACADLVSKQLRKRLG is encoded by the coding sequence ATGCAGAACATTCCCGCCGCATCCTATGCCGAACGGCATCCCGACCCGGCCTGGCGCGGCCGCGTCACGGCCACGATCGTCGCACTGCTGATCCTGTGGCCGATGCTGGTCGCCAGCGAGTTCGAGCCCGCGCTGCTGTTCGATGGCGACAGCGTGAACGCCACGCTGCGCTTTCTCGCCGATTTCCTGCCTCCCGCGCATTCGCCGGAATTCCTGCAATTGCTGGTGCGCGAAACGTGGCAGACGGTTGCCATCGCCACGGCCGGCCTCACGCTGGCCCTCGTGGGCGCCATTCCCGCCACGCTGATCGTCACCGAGCGGCTGTCTATCTCGCACCTGGGCACGGGCCGCATGGCCCTCGTGCCGCGGGCGGTGCGGCAGGCCGTGCGCTGGCTGCTGGTGCTGCTGCGCAGCGTGCCAGAGCTGGTGTGGGCGCTGCTGTTCGTGCGCATCATCGGCCTGGGTCCCACCGCCGGCGTGCTGGCGATCGCGCTCACCTACTGCGGCATGCTGGGCAAGGTGTACGCCGAAATCCTCGAATCCTCGGAGCGGCATGCCAGCGATACGCTGCTGGCCAACGGCAGCTCGCGCCTCGGCGCGCTGCTGTATGGCGCGCTGCCGGAATCGGCGTCGGAACTCGTGTCGTACACCGTGTACCGGTGGGAATGCGCGATCCGCGGTTCCGTGGTGATGGGCTTCGTGGGTGCCGGCGGCCTGGGGCAGCGCATGGATGAATCGATGAAGATGCTGGCCGGCGCCGAGGTGTCGACGATGCTGCTCGTATTCGTGCTGCTGGTGGCTTGCGCCGACCTCGTGTCGAAACAGTTGAGGAAGCGGCTCGGATGA